In Panacibacter ginsenosidivorans, the following proteins share a genomic window:
- a CDS encoding universal stress protein, which translates to MSRVIVVTNFSDSSRNALKYACEFLNIPQTQVLLLNIFGFPGSLSGDAIAIAAMSETITNDERLLQKEYAWVKENYSNINIAREMVTGSFIEVLHEFEKDPETSLIIMGAGGNYNDLLSWDTNIIDAFVDLTISVLVVPASVQYKPVNKIAFACNYYRKNLHTPVSMIRKLIQFTRAKLYVINVVSHDETIDEEAIKSKHLLQRSLEDISPTYYEPAFENIFTAIDQFTSAENIDMLIVIPTRHGIWYNIFHHNHTKGLVHLNHIPLLSLRQRERFI; encoded by the coding sequence ATGTCAAGAGTAATTGTAGTTACCAATTTTTCAGATTCATCACGCAATGCACTTAAATATGCGTGTGAATTTTTGAATATTCCGCAGACGCAGGTTTTACTGTTGAATATTTTTGGCTTCCCCGGTTCTTTAAGTGGCGATGCTATTGCCATTGCAGCAATGAGTGAAACAATAACAAATGATGAAAGGCTTTTACAGAAAGAATATGCATGGGTAAAAGAAAATTACTCCAACATAAACATAGCAAGAGAAATGGTAACGGGGTCCTTTATAGAAGTGTTGCATGAGTTTGAAAAAGATCCTGAAACTTCTTTGATCATAATGGGTGCAGGTGGTAATTATAATGATCTGCTTTCATGGGATACAAATATTATAGATGCCTTTGTTGATCTTACGATTTCTGTGTTAGTTGTGCCTGCCTCAGTCCAGTATAAGCCCGTGAATAAAATTGCCTTTGCCTGTAATTATTACCGAAAAAATTTACACACACCTGTATCAATGATCAGGAAACTAATACAGTTTACACGGGCAAAATTGTATGTAATAAATGTTGTATCACATGATGAAACGATTGATGAAGAGGCCATAAAAAGCAAGCATCTCCTGCAGCGGAGCCTTGAAGATATCAGTCCAACCTATTATGAACCTGCTTTTGAAAATATTTTTACAGCCATTGATCAATTCACTTCAGCAGAAAATATTGATATGCTTATTGTTATTCCTACGCGCCACGGAATATGGTATAATATCTTTCATCACAATCATACCAAAGGTTTGGTGCACCTGAATCATATTCCCCTATTATCCCTGCGGCAAAGGGAACGGTTTATATAA
- a CDS encoding DHA2 family efflux MFS transporter permease subunit, which translates to MLQQNSLVEYGSRRVIITITAVFCAVLEIIDTTIVNVALNNMKGSLGATLSEVSWVITAYSIANVIIVPMTSWLSQQFGRRNYFAASVIIFTVASFMCGNSTSISELIIFRFIQGLGGGALLVTSQTIITESYPPEKRAMAQAIYVLGVIIGPTLGPPLGGYIVDHFSWPYIFYINIPVGIVAALLALQYVRSPKYAEKRPASEVDWLGIFLLTAAVGALQYILEKGQEDDWFSSNLIIVLTVVAGLGLYCFIWREMTYQYPIVELRVLKDGNLRMGVILSFVQGFGLFGSTFIIPLYTQTILGWDATQSGMLMIPSTLMVAFMMPIIGQMIQRGVPHKYLIAVGMIIFFVYSLLTYKIITPQTGAENFFWVLMIRGVGLGLLSVPISTMALSTLKGVEIGQGAAFSGMMRQLGGSFGVALITTYLSRDIIGHRSNIANHLDMYDPDVQNRIHGIAAGMQAKGMAPNVALKSAYTLMDGTVSVQATVLSYMDIFLYVGCMFLICVPFVLIFIKRSKAKVSMADAAH; encoded by the coding sequence ATGTTACAACAAAATTCATTGGTAGAATATGGCTCACGAAGAGTTATCATTACAATAACTGCAGTGTTTTGTGCAGTGCTTGAAATTATTGACACCACTATTGTAAACGTGGCGCTGAATAATATGAAAGGCAGTCTTGGCGCTACTTTGAGCGAGGTAAGCTGGGTAATTACTGCATATTCTATTGCGAATGTAATCATCGTACCGATGACGAGCTGGCTTTCGCAACAATTTGGCAGGCGCAACTATTTTGCAGCATCGGTAATTATTTTTACGGTTGCCTCTTTTATGTGTGGAAATTCAACAAGTATCTCTGAGCTTATTATATTTCGTTTTATACAAGGTCTTGGTGGTGGTGCGTTGCTGGTAACTTCGCAAACAATTATTACGGAAAGTTATCCTCCTGAAAAAAGAGCAATGGCACAGGCCATTTATGTGCTGGGCGTTATCATTGGCCCTACACTTGGCCCGCCGCTTGGTGGTTATATTGTTGATCATTTTTCGTGGCCGTATATTTTTTATATCAATATTCCTGTAGGCATTGTTGCCGCATTGCTTGCGCTGCAATATGTAAGAAGCCCAAAGTATGCAGAGAAAAGGCCTGCAAGTGAAGTGGATTGGCTGGGTATATTTTTGTTAACGGCAGCAGTTGGTGCCTTGCAATATATATTGGAGAAAGGACAGGAAGATGATTGGTTTAGTAGTAACCTCATCATAGTGCTAACAGTTGTGGCAGGCTTAGGGCTTTATTGTTTTATATGGCGGGAGATGACTTACCAATACCCCATTGTAGAATTGCGTGTATTGAAAGATGGTAACCTGCGCATGGGTGTAATACTTTCTTTTGTGCAGGGTTTTGGTTTGTTTGGTTCCACGTTTATTATTCCGTTATATACGCAAACTATTCTTGGCTGGGATGCAACACAGTCAGGAATGTTAATGATACCAAGTACACTGATGGTTGCATTTATGATGCCGATCATTGGGCAGATGATACAAAGAGGTGTGCCCCATAAATATCTTATTGCGGTTGGAATGATCATTTTCTTTGTGTATAGCCTGCTTACCTATAAGATCATTACACCACAAACAGGTGCAGAAAATTTCTTCTGGGTATTAATGATACGTGGTGTTGGTCTCGGACTTTTATCGGTACCAATTTCAACCATGGCACTCTCCACATTGAAAGGCGTGGAAATAGGTCAGGGTGCTGCATTTTCAGGCATGATGCGGCAACTGGGTGGTTCATTTGGCGTGGCATTAATTACCACTTACCTCTCAAGAGATATTATCGGCCATCGGAGTAATATTGCCAATCATCTTGATATGTACGACCCGGATGTACAAAACAGGATACATGGAATTGCAGCGGGTATGCAGGCAAAAGGTATGGCTCCAAATGTTGCCCTTAAAAGCGCTTACACACTAATGGACGGAACTGTAAGTGTACAAGCCACTGTACTTTCTTATATGGACATCTTTTTATACGTGGGTTGTATGTTCCTTATATGTGTACCATTTGTATTGATCTTTATCAAACGGTCGAAGGCCAAAGTAAGTATGGCGGATGCAGCGCATTAA
- a CDS encoding HlyD family secretion protein → MATTQNTGSDTAPKKRSKTFLIVLIILLLAGGSFGITKYIHALHHEETDDAQVEANVNPVIPKISGYVTEVRVKDNQKVRKGDTLLILDNRDLKIKLAQAEAALATAESNLSIAKASTSAAHSNIATAEASVKTADAQIEAAKVNVWRTTQDYNRYANLIKDHSITQQQFEQAQAAKETAEKQLLVLQEQRAQASKQTNAVSSQSNATSTQIGLANATIKQRQIDVDDAKLNLSYAVVLAPADGIASKVNAQAGQFLQAGQATFSIVQDNDIWVVANFKETQFNDLKIGQKVIVEVDALSGHEFEATLTSFSPATGSRFALLPPDNSSGNFVKVVQRLPVKIEFTNKNDSLVKQLKAGMNVTVDVHLD, encoded by the coding sequence ATACATACATGCATTGCATCATGAAGAGACTGATGATGCGCAGGTAGAAGCCAATGTCAATCCCGTTATTCCAAAAATCTCCGGCTACGTAACTGAAGTAAGGGTTAAAGACAATCAAAAAGTAAGGAAAGGAGATACCTTACTGATACTTGATAACCGCGATCTCAAAATAAAATTAGCACAGGCAGAAGCTGCACTCGCCACTGCAGAAAGCAATCTTTCCATTGCAAAAGCTTCTACCAGTGCAGCACACTCAAATATAGCAACAGCGGAAGCATCTGTTAAAACGGCCGATGCGCAGATAGAAGCAGCTAAAGTTAATGTGTGGCGCACCACACAGGATTATAACCGCTATGCAAATCTTATAAAAGATCATTCTATTACACAGCAACAATTCGAGCAGGCACAGGCTGCAAAAGAAACAGCAGAAAAGCAATTGCTGGTATTGCAGGAACAAAGAGCACAAGCTTCTAAACAAACAAATGCAGTAAGCTCCCAAAGCAATGCAACATCTACACAGATTGGTTTGGCAAATGCAACTATTAAACAAAGGCAGATAGATGTTGATGATGCAAAGCTTAATCTTTCATATGCCGTTGTGTTAGCGCCTGCAGATGGTATTGCATCAAAAGTAAATGCGCAGGCCGGGCAGTTCTTACAGGCAGGTCAGGCAACATTCAGTATAGTGCAGGACAATGATATTTGGGTGGTTGCAAATTTTAAAGAAACACAATTCAATGATCTTAAGATCGGCCAGAAAGTTATTGTTGAAGTAGATGCATTGTCAGGTCATGAGTTTGAAGCAACACTTACTTCTTTTTCACCGGCAACAGGTTCACGTTTTGCATTGTTACCTCCTGATAATTCAAGCGGAAACTTTGTAAAAGTGGTGCAGCGCTTACCTGTAAAAATAGAATTTACCAACAAGAATGATTCGTTGGTAAAACAATTAAAAGCAGGCATGAATGTAACTGTTGATGTGCATCTTGATTAA